GTCGATTTAACCGTGACATCCTTTGTAGTCATTTCCGACATTTGCCGGGGTTTATCACTCGATGAAGTATCGTTCAGCTTCAATGCGTCTGCACGTATCGATTGACCAGGTTGAACCAGCTCAAATGCCGCATGATGGAACATGGACAGGTGGTGACCATTGGGGGCGGCTAGGCCGATAGTAAGGCAGATAGTGGGGATAATCATAGGTTTCTCTCCTTTGAAACCATATGAAACCCGTTATGATGCGACCAAAAAGCATATTAAGTCGAGTTAACACTCGATATATAGGTATTGACTGGTATTGACTAGAATGGAGTTTAACGAACGAAAGGACGTTACGCATTAGTAGAAGCACCATGATGAAGGTGCTTTGTCCCCGATCTTATGGCGATCGGGGCGCCTGCCGAGAAAGAGTTATGATATGGCGAAGAAAACGAAAGAGACGCAGGCCAACGCGAAACTGTTTAAAGATGGACTTCTGTACCGTAACATCAGTAGAACTCTAATTGAACAGTGTACACGTATTGGTATTACCACAACGACTTTGTCAAAACTGTCTGGTATCCACTTAAGTACGATCAAGTATTTCAGGACAAGCCAGAGAACAGGTAAACCCTTTTCTGCTGCAACTTTTTTCGGGCTGACAAAAGCATTACAGCTGGATTTTGATCAAGTTCTCCCGCCTCATGGAGGAGCTTTGGTCCCTTTCCCAGAACCTCTAACACAAAAGGATGTTGAAAGTCTTCTAGATGCGGCAAGGTTGTTGGAAACTTCCAAACCAGACCTTCTCAAGTTAATGAGGACATTATCCGACATGGCCAGACCAACAAACCCGGCCATAGATGAAACGACTGCTGTATTCGCTGCCGAAGCCGGATTTAAAGTAGCCCCCCCCGGCTCACTAGAATCCCTTATTATGATAGGGAGACGGGTCCGGAGCCTTAGAATTGTTAGAGGATGGGGCAGAGGAGAACTCAGAACAGCTTCGGGTGTTCCATTTTCATCGGTCTTTGCTATTGAGGCTGGCTTACAAAATCCTTCAATGCAAACGTTATATCAACTTGCTGAAGCGTTAAGCGCGCCTGTTTCATTCTTCTTTAAAACTGACGCTGAAACAGAAAAAGATCAACTTGATTTAGAACGGCGAGCAGCATCAATAATAGCGAGTGGTCAAATCGGGTCAGTCAACGAGATGTTGTCAACGGTAGAATATTTATTTCGTACATCGACTGGTACACCACCTTACTAGCGATAATCAAAACAATAAAATCATTTTCGTCCTGTCAGAAACGTAAAAAATTCTGACAGGATGCTTTAAGAACAACTCATTGCTACAGTTCAGGCCGATTTCATTCATCATGAGCGAGTTACAGGTCATGTTCTGAGAAGTTTGGCGAGATAATTTGGAACGCCCTTTAACATCTCCATAAAATGAATAAGGGTTTAATGCGTTCACTTTTACGTGATTATTTACGCTATTAAATCGCAACTTAAAAATCTGATCCAGTCAACCAGGCTAAAAAACTATAGCGCTCGTGACTGTCATAGAAAAATTATAATCATTTAATATCAGCAACTTAAAATAATGAACACACACGAGCGTTCACCCCGTTTGTTCTTCATCGTCAAATAGATCACCGACTTCACAAACGAAGGAAAGAGATTCCAATACGTTTGTCGCCTCCCGTGGGTTTGTATATCTCCTGATATTTCTGTTGACCTCTTGTGCGGTCGCAGTGCTATCTCGTGTCAATTCATCACATACCGACAGGACACGGCCATGCTTGATTGCGCTGTCATCACAAGAAATGATCGCTTCTGGCTCCCTCAGTCTGTAACCTTACAGATGATCAGAAAGGTTATGCGGCTGACGCGTGATTTTACGCTCACCTCTGAACTGCTTGGGATCACTATTGAGGAGGCGGAAGCCGCGTATGAGGGCTGGAACAAAGCGCCCGTCATGCATGGTTATCGGATACCTGGTCGGGAAAAGGCCTGGCAAAGAGACGAGCTGATTATTCTCGGTCAAATGTGGAACAGAGGCGAACAAGCGGGGGAGATTGCAAAAAGACTGAAGCGCTCCC
The Acetobacter oryzoeni genome window above contains:
- a CDS encoding helix-turn-helix domain-containing protein codes for the protein MAKKTKETQANAKLFKDGLLYRNISRTLIEQCTRIGITTTTLSKLSGIHLSTIKYFRTSQRTGKPFSAATFFGLTKALQLDFDQVLPPHGGALVPFPEPLTQKDVESLLDAARLLETSKPDLLKLMRTLSDMARPTNPAIDETTAVFAAEAGFKVAPPGSLESLIMIGRRVRSLRIVRGWGRGELRTASGVPFSSVFAIEAGLQNPSMQTLYQLAEALSAPVSFFFKTDAETEKDQLDLERRAASIIASGQIGSVNEMLSTVEYLFRTSTGTPPY